In Selenomonas dianae, a genomic segment contains:
- a CDS encoding 2-oxoacid:acceptor oxidoreductase subunit alpha: MAETSARLMQGNEAVAEGAIAAGVTFFAGYPITPSTEIAEQMAKLLPRIGGTFLQMEDEIGAMGAILGASLAGAKVMDATSGPGFSLKQELIGYAACAEIPCVVVNVQRVGPSTGQPTAPSQGDVMQVRWGTHGDHPIIALTPWSVREAFDLAVMSVNYAERFRTPVILLMDEIVGHLRENVTLPTADELDIYPRRLPKKTRAEGYQPFAVGDDLVPDVARFGDGYRIHVTGLLHDETGFPSGSPAVTEQLIHRLHEKINRVGEGIIHTEEHFMEDAEYAVVSYGGTARTAYEAVRAARADGIKVGFLRLKTIWPFADAAVGRLAARVRSILVAELNYGQLVGEVTRAAHGTPVRPCLKYNMLDFTPQEITAAIRQMSEEVRA; this comes from the coding sequence ATGGCGGAGACGAGTGCAAGGCTCATGCAGGGCAACGAGGCGGTCGCCGAGGGTGCGATTGCGGCAGGTGTGACGTTCTTCGCGGGCTATCCGATCACGCCGTCCACGGAGATCGCGGAGCAGATGGCAAAGCTGCTGCCGCGGATCGGCGGCACATTCCTCCAGATGGAGGACGAGATCGGCGCGATGGGGGCGATCCTCGGCGCGTCACTCGCGGGTGCAAAAGTGATGGACGCGACGAGCGGTCCCGGTTTCTCGCTGAAACAGGAGCTGATCGGCTATGCCGCCTGTGCGGAGATCCCGTGCGTCGTGGTAAACGTGCAGCGCGTCGGCCCCTCGACAGGACAGCCGACCGCGCCGTCGCAGGGCGATGTGATGCAGGTGCGTTGGGGCACGCACGGCGACCATCCGATCATCGCGCTCACGCCGTGGAGCGTGCGCGAGGCATTCGATCTGGCGGTGATGTCCGTGAACTATGCGGAGCGGTTTCGCACGCCCGTCATTCTGCTGATGGACGAGATCGTCGGACATCTGCGCGAAAATGTCACGCTCCCGACGGCGGACGAACTGGACATCTATCCGCGCCGTCTGCCGAAAAAGACGCGCGCCGAGGGCTATCAGCCCTTTGCCGTCGGTGATGATCTCGTGCCCGATGTGGCTCGTTTCGGCGACGGCTACCGCATCCACGTCACGGGGCTTCTCCACGATGAGACGGGCTTTCCCTCGGGCAGCCCTGCCGTCACGGAGCAGCTGATCCACCGTCTCCACGAGAAAATCAATCGTGTGGGCGAGGGGATCATCCACACGGAGGAGCACTTCATGGAGGACGCGGAGTACGCCGTCGTCAGCTACGGCGGTACGGCGCGTACAGCATACGAGGCGGTACGCGCGGCGCGTGCGGACGGGATCAAGGTCGGCTTCCTACGCCTCAAGACGATCTGGCCATTCGCGGATGCCGCCGTCGGACGGCTCGCGGCTCGCGTGCGGAGCATCCTCGTGGCAGAGCTGAACTATGGACAGCTCGTGGGCGAGGTCACGCGCGCGGCGCACGGTACGCCCGTCCGCCCGTGTCTCAAATACAATATGCTGGACTTCACGCCACAGGAAATCACGGCAGCGATTCGTCAGATGAGCGAGGAGGTGCGGGCATGA
- a CDS encoding 4Fe-4S binding protein, with translation MKGELYIKEKRCKGCGICAAFCPKKVLEVSLLGKITPARPEDCIACGQCEMRCPDFAIFVERRA, from the coding sequence ATGAAGGGTGAGCTGTATATCAAGGAAAAGCGGTGCAAGGGCTGCGGGATATGTGCAGCGTTCTGTCCGAAGAAGGTGCTTGAGGTGAGTCTGCTCGGCAAGATCACGCCCGCCCGCCCCGAGGACTGCATCGCGTGCGGGCAGTGCGAGATGCGCTGTCCCGATTTTGCGATATTCGTAGAGAGGAGGGCGTGA
- a CDS encoding DUF3290 domain-containing protein has protein sequence MNFYTYDYITAHSQFGDNVWYALSFLALAALLFVSVKYLRNRLATRYRDLIVILFLTVAFLGGVQWNDYNRTKSDVEATSRMAQFLHSLSMDLDVPVQKIRTNSTYLKQGMLVDVQGTFYVIHFNAEYTSFQYERTHLLRRDIQIVDKED, from the coding sequence TTGAATTTTTATACCTATGACTATATCACGGCGCACAGCCAGTTCGGCGATAATGTCTGGTATGCGCTTTCATTCCTCGCGCTCGCTGCGCTTCTCTTCGTGAGTGTGAAGTATCTGCGCAACCGCCTTGCGACGCGCTACCGCGACCTCATCGTCATTCTGTTCCTCACGGTCGCATTCCTCGGTGGCGTGCAGTGGAACGACTACAACCGTACGAAGAGCGATGTGGAGGCGACCTCGCGCATGGCGCAGTTCCTCCACAGCCTCAGCATGGATCTGGACGTGCCCGTGCAGAAGATCCGCACCAACTCGACGTATTTGAAACAGGGGATGCTCGTTGATGTGCAGGGGACGTTCTACGTGATTCATTTCAATGCGGAATACACCTCGTTTCAGTATGAACGCACGCACCTCCTGCGGCGGGATATACAGATCGTAGATAAGGAGGACTGA
- a CDS encoding DUF421 domain-containing protein: MIDYSLVLAKLALGLLCLIVQINLLGKGNLAPTSATDQVQNYVLGGIIGGVIYNSDISVIDFLLELVAWTLLVLVLKYLKMNSGAIKDFVDGSPAVLIERGKILMDECMRHGMLAHDITLKLRMAGVYYIKDVKRAVLEPNGQLTVIQYGEQNARYPLILDGQVDEDILELIEKDRVWLNAELRTAGYAVKDIYIGEYKDGALIIHPYEKN, translated from the coding sequence ATGATCGACTACTCACTGGTACTCGCAAAACTCGCGCTCGGTCTGCTCTGTCTCATCGTGCAGATCAACCTCCTCGGCAAGGGCAACCTCGCCCCCACGTCCGCGACCGATCAGGTGCAGAACTACGTGCTCGGCGGCATCATCGGCGGTGTTATCTACAACAGTGACATCTCCGTGATTGACTTCCTCCTCGAGCTCGTCGCGTGGACGCTGCTCGTGCTGGTTCTGAAATATCTCAAGATGAACAGCGGTGCGATCAAGGACTTCGTCGACGGCAGTCCCGCCGTGCTGATCGAGCGCGGCAAGATCCTCATGGATGAGTGTATGCGGCACGGGATGCTCGCGCATGACATCACGCTGAAACTCCGCATGGCGGGGGTTTACTACATCAAAGACGTGAAACGTGCCGTCCTCGAGCCGAACGGACAGCTCACCGTCATCCAGTACGGTGAGCAGAATGCGCGCTATCCGCTCATCCTCGACGGACAGGTGGACGAGGACATCCTCGAACTCATCGAAAAGGATCGCGTCTGGCTCAACGCCGAACTGCGCACGGCGGGCTACGCAGTGAAGGACATCTACATCGGCGAGTACAAGGACGGTGCGCTGATTATCCATCCGTATGAGAAAAATTGA
- a CDS encoding type II toxin-antitoxin system death-on-curing family toxin, protein MIRLTKGQVLQMHAELIAATGGSSGIRDEALLDAALAAPFMSFGGMDLYPSLEQKAARLGYGLIKNHAMIDGNKRIGAHAMLVFLALNGIRLQYTQEELYTIILDVAAGKSPQENLRTWIEAHKKT, encoded by the coding sequence ATGATCCGCCTGACAAAAGGGCAGGTGCTTCAGATGCACGCAGAACTGATTGCCGCAACCGGCGGCAGCAGTGGTATCCGTGACGAAGCACTTCTCGACGCCGCCTTGGCAGCACCGTTTATGTCCTTTGGCGGCATGGATCTCTATCCGTCCCTTGAACAAAAAGCCGCACGCCTCGGCTATGGTCTCATCAAAAACCACGCCATGATCGACGGGAACAAACGCATCGGCGCACATGCCATGCTCGTCTTCCTTGCATTAAACGGCATCCGTCTGCAATACACACAGGAAGAACTCTACACCATCATCCTAGATGTTGCCGCAGGAAAAAGCCCGCAGGAAAATCTGCGGACTTGGATCGAAGCACACAAAAAGACCTAG
- a CDS encoding type II toxin-antitoxin system prevent-host-death family antitoxin, with amino-acid sequence MNIHTDTMISMTEANQNFSKVVQLVDEKGTAVILKDNTPRYLVIDIRQLGHSETLPDADVLAVSRQLMEQNRAAYEVLAR; translated from the coding sequence ATGAACATCCACACAGACACCATGATTTCCATGACCGAAGCAAACCAAAATTTTTCCAAGGTCGTACAGCTTGTCGACGAAAAAGGAACTGCGGTCATTCTAAAGGACAATACGCCGCGCTACCTCGTTATCGACATCCGGCAACTCGGACATAGCGAAACCTTGCCGGATGCAGACGTGCTTGCCGTCTCTCGACAGCTGATGGAACAAAATAGGGCAGCTTATGAGGTGCTGGCACGATGA
- a CDS encoding efflux RND transporter permease subunit encodes MRNLTELSLRHRALVWYFIIVFAVGGIFAYNALGRMEDPAFTIRQMVISAAWPGASAEEMQEQVTDKLERRFQDTPGLKQIHSETRAGQTTIYVQLRDDVDASEIRPTWRDVRNFGEDVKRDLPDGVYGPYYNDRFDDVYGSVYAITGADYSDEELRSMAEDARRRILAVPSVQKVELIGVQSERVYVEIALERLAQLGIPPTAITDALAAQDAMATSGSIETESDTVQLRASGVFENIEDIRALPIAANGKIFRLGDIASVERKAVDPSEPRMLYNGAPAVGIAVSMEAGGNILALGENLKELTAAIQQDLPLGAELHEVSNQPAVVQHSIHDFVETLALAILIVLGVSFLSLGLRTGLVVAGCIPLVLAGTFVAMYLLGIDLHKVSLGALIISLGLLVDDAIIAVEMMSVQLERGMGRFDAACYAFTQTAKPMLTGTLITCAGFIPVAFSKGMASEFCAALFPVIGIALVLSWVVSVMVAPLFGYYLIRVKKMEEGVHDPYTSPFYRLFRRVLTAFLAHRAAVLVGTVLLFAVSLAAFPHIKQTFFPPSLRPELLVRLTLPQGASMQATAAEADRLADLLAAHSDKIQNYAAYIGRSTPRFVLTVDPKADAANSAQFVITANDTAAREELAALIAAARSDELSGVRVTTQYIQTGPPADFPIMLRVSAPTTDEVRRVAEEVAAITAADPAATNVHLDWTEKSKTVRIDFDKDKLKLYGISAKAVKQMLYTELTGAKAAEFYTGDRNIGIVLRLAERDRTNIEHLSELPIATAGGSVPLAQIAHLSYGAEDGFIKRYNLRPSIMVQAEVREGEGNDAALRIYKATEELRRSLPAGTTIETAGALADSADSMHYLMQPLPAMIFIIMTLLMLQLGSMGKMTLTLLTAPMGLIGVAFAMLVTDSALGFVAYLGVLALFGMIIRNSVILIDQIKKHEEEGEQPLDAIIDSAVLRFRPIMLTAAAAILGMLPLMRSIFWGPMAVAIAGGLIVATVLTLLVLPVMYAVAYRVRE; translated from the coding sequence ATGAGAAACCTCACAGAGCTCTCCCTGCGCCACCGCGCACTCGTCTGGTACTTCATCATCGTCTTTGCCGTCGGCGGCATCTTCGCCTACAATGCACTCGGCCGCATGGAGGACCCCGCCTTTACCATCCGCCAGATGGTGATCTCCGCTGCGTGGCCGGGCGCAAGCGCGGAGGAAATGCAGGAGCAGGTCACGGACAAGCTCGAACGGCGTTTTCAGGACACCCCGGGGCTGAAACAGATCCACAGTGAGACCCGCGCAGGACAGACCACGATCTACGTCCAGCTGCGCGACGATGTGGATGCGTCGGAGATTCGCCCGACGTGGCGCGACGTGCGGAACTTCGGCGAGGACGTAAAGCGCGACCTGCCCGATGGTGTCTACGGCCCCTACTACAACGACCGCTTCGACGATGTGTACGGCTCGGTCTACGCCATCACGGGCGCGGACTACAGCGATGAGGAGCTGCGCAGCATGGCGGAGGACGCACGCCGCCGCATCCTCGCCGTCCCGAGCGTGCAAAAGGTCGAGCTGATCGGCGTGCAGAGCGAGCGCGTCTACGTCGAGATCGCCCTCGAACGGCTCGCGCAGCTCGGCATCCCCCCGACCGCCATCACAGACGCACTCGCGGCGCAGGATGCGATGGCAACGAGCGGCAGCATCGAGACGGAGAGCGACACCGTACAGCTGCGTGCCTCGGGCGTGTTTGAAAACATCGAGGACATCCGTGCGCTCCCGATTGCGGCAAACGGGAAAATCTTTCGTCTCGGCGACATCGCAAGCGTCGAGCGCAAGGCAGTTGACCCATCCGAGCCGCGTATGCTTTACAACGGTGCGCCCGCCGTCGGCATCGCCGTCTCGATGGAGGCGGGCGGCAACATCCTCGCCCTCGGTGAAAACCTCAAAGAACTGACCGCCGCGATACAGCAGGATCTCCCGCTCGGCGCTGAGCTGCACGAGGTATCGAATCAGCCCGCCGTCGTGCAGCACTCCATTCACGACTTTGTCGAGACGCTCGCACTCGCGATCCTCATCGTCCTCGGTGTCAGTTTCCTCTCGCTCGGACTGCGCACGGGGCTTGTCGTCGCGGGCTGCATCCCGCTCGTCCTCGCCGGCACGTTCGTCGCCATGTATCTGCTCGGCATCGACCTGCACAAGGTTTCCCTCGGCGCACTGATTATCTCGCTCGGCCTCTTGGTCGACGATGCCATCATCGCCGTTGAGATGATGAGCGTCCAGCTTGAGCGCGGCATGGGACGCTTTGACGCCGCGTGCTACGCCTTTACCCAGACGGCGAAGCCCATGCTCACAGGCACACTCATCACCTGCGCGGGCTTCATCCCCGTCGCATTCTCCAAGGGCATGGCGAGCGAGTTCTGCGCCGCACTCTTCCCCGTCATCGGCATCGCCCTCGTATTAAGTTGGGTAGTCTCCGTTATGGTCGCGCCGCTCTTCGGCTATTATTTGATTCGCGTCAAAAAAATGGAGGAGGGCGTGCACGATCCGTACACGAGCCCCTTCTATCGGCTCTTTCGCCGCGTGCTCACAGCATTTCTCGCACACCGCGCCGCCGTCCTCGTCGGCACCGTCCTCCTCTTTGCCGTGAGCCTTGCGGCATTCCCGCACATCAAACAGACCTTTTTCCCGCCCTCGCTGCGCCCCGAACTCCTCGTGCGCCTGACCCTGCCGCAGGGCGCATCCATGCAGGCAACAGCGGCGGAGGCGGATCGCCTCGCTGACCTCCTCGCTGCGCACAGCGACAAGATCCAGAACTATGCCGCCTACATCGGACGCTCCACACCGCGCTTCGTCCTCACCGTCGATCCGAAGGCAGACGCGGCGAACAGCGCCCAGTTCGTCATCACCGCGAACGATACCGCCGCACGCGAGGAACTTGCCGCCTTGATTGCCGCCGCACGCAGCGACGAACTCTCGGGCGTACGCGTCACCACGCAGTACATCCAGACGGGGCCGCCCGCCGACTTCCCCATCATGCTGCGCGTCTCTGCACCCACGACGGACGAAGTGCGCCGCGTCGCCGAGGAGGTCGCCGCCATCACCGCCGCCGATCCCGCCGCGACGAACGTCCACCTCGACTGGACGGAGAAATCCAAGACCGTCCGCATCGACTTCGACAAGGACAAGCTGAAACTCTACGGGATCAGTGCAAAGGCAGTCAAGCAGATGCTCTACACCGAGCTGACGGGCGCAAAGGCGGCAGAGTTCTACACGGGCGACCGCAATATCGGCATCGTCCTGCGCCTTGCCGAACGCGACCGCACGAACATCGAACACCTCAGCGAACTGCCGATTGCCACAGCGGGCGGCAGCGTTCCGCTCGCACAGATCGCCCATCTTTCCTATGGCGCGGAGGACGGCTTTATCAAGCGGTACAATCTGCGCCCAAGCATCATGGTACAGGCGGAGGTCAGAGAGGGCGAGGGCAACGATGCCGCGCTGCGCATCTACAAAGCGACCGAGGAGCTGCGCCGCAGCCTCCCCGCCGGCACGACCATCGAGACGGCGGGCGCGCTCGCGGACTCCGCCGACTCCATGCACTACCTCATGCAGCCGCTGCCCGCCATGATCTTTATCATCATGACCCTGCTCATGCTCCAGCTCGGCAGCATGGGCAAGATGACGCTCACCCTCCTCACCGCACCAATGGGGCTCATCGGCGTTGCGTTTGCTATGCTCGTCACCGACTCCGCGCTCGGCTTCGTCGCCTACCTCGGCGTGCTCGCCCTCTTCGGCATGATCATCCGCAACTCCGTCATCCTCATCGACCAGATCAAAAAACATGAGGAGGAGGGTGAGCAGCCCTTGGACGCCATCATCGACTCGGCCGTCCTGCGCTTCCGTCCCATCATGCTCACCGCCGCCGCCGCTATCCTCGGAATGCTGCCGCTCATGCGCAGCATCTTCTGGGGGCCCATGGCGGTCGCCATCGCCGGCGGACTGATTGTGGCAACGGTGCTGACACTCTTGGTGCTCCCCGTCATGTATGCCGTCGCGTATCGGGTGAGGGAGTAG
- a CDS encoding efflux RND transporter periplasmic adaptor subunit → MHARSYLTLILAAALAALTGCGTDAAKEAPPPLVRTVTVGDAAAAEGGYTGTVRGRYETRLAFQVGGQILSRNVNVGAHVRAGDVLMVIDARDVQQQANATNAAVSAARSRYELARTERARYEQLYAAQAISEAMLDQYRTNERAAEAAYRQAVAQDTASHNALGYTNLVAGADGVISNITAEEGQIIVAGQTVMTLTQEGEREIEIAVPESRLAEVSVGMPAAVALWANSAAYTGTLRELSPVPDAATRTYTARIALTDAPADLPLGMTARVRLGTSVQDGAAIPLSALYQTGDTAQVYVVEDDAVHLVPVTVTAFRTNDALVTGLPQGARIVTAGVHQLHEGEKVRTK, encoded by the coding sequence ATGCACGCGCGTTCCTACCTCACACTCATCCTCGCGGCTGCACTCGCAGCACTCACGGGCTGCGGCACGGACGCGGCAAAGGAAGCACCGCCGCCGCTCGTACGCACGGTGACGGTCGGCGATGCCGCCGCGGCGGAGGGCGGTTACACGGGCACGGTACGCGGACGCTATGAAACGCGGCTCGCCTTTCAGGTCGGCGGGCAGATTCTCTCACGCAACGTGAACGTCGGCGCACACGTCCGCGCGGGCGATGTCCTCATGGTGATCGACGCACGCGATGTGCAGCAGCAGGCGAATGCAACAAACGCCGCCGTCTCCGCCGCACGCTCACGCTACGAGCTCGCACGCACGGAACGCGCACGCTACGAGCAGCTCTACGCCGCACAGGCGATCTCGGAGGCAATGCTCGACCAATACCGCACAAACGAACGCGCCGCCGAGGCTGCGTACCGTCAGGCAGTCGCGCAGGACACGGCGAGCCACAACGCACTCGGCTACACGAACCTCGTCGCGGGCGCAGACGGCGTGATCTCGAACATCACGGCGGAGGAGGGACAGATCATCGTCGCAGGGCAGACGGTCATGACGCTCACGCAGGAGGGCGAGCGCGAGATCGAGATCGCCGTGCCCGAGAGCCGTCTCGCAGAGGTCTCTGTCGGTATGCCCGCAGCCGTCGCCCTCTGGGCGAACAGTGCCGCCTACACGGGTACACTGCGCGAACTCTCGCCCGTCCCCGATGCGGCGACACGCACCTATACGGCGCGGATCGCGCTCACGGACGCGCCCGCTGACCTCCCGCTCGGCATGACGGCACGCGTCCGCCTCGGTACATCCGTCCAAGACGGTGCTGCCATCCCCCTCTCCGCGCTGTATCAGACGGGCGATACGGCGCAGGTCTACGTGGTCGAGGACGATGCTGTGCATCTCGTCCCCGTCACCGTCACGGCGTTCCGCACCAATGATGCCCTCGTCACAGGGCTGCCGCAGGGCGCACGCATCGTGACGGCGGGCGTGCACCAGCTCCACGAGGGAGAGAAGGTGCGGACGAAATGA
- a CDS encoding class I SAM-dependent methyltransferase, with translation MMDEELRRYEKIRGAYHSVGRLANLYDGMMTYSTWSGKFVSRLVWGLDRSGVSRYVGLALRAAHEGFEGKLLEVPVGTGCLSLPVYAELPNADITCLDYSPAMLAAARARADAIGVHNVAFVEGDVGNLTFEDNFFDAAVSINGFHAFPDKEAAWSELHRVLRPGGRLTGSVFVLGGNPRTEFVVKHLYTRMGFFTPPYDTKEQLEARLKALYREVTVECVESLACFSCVK, from the coding sequence ATGATGGACGAAGAACTGCGGCGGTATGAGAAGATCCGAGGGGCGTATCATTCGGTGGGGCGGCTCGCGAATCTGTACGACGGGATGATGACGTACTCGACGTGGTCGGGCAAGTTCGTTTCGCGGCTCGTGTGGGGACTGGACAGAAGCGGGGTGAGCCGCTATGTCGGGCTTGCCCTGCGTGCGGCGCACGAGGGGTTCGAGGGAAAGCTGCTCGAAGTGCCGGTCGGGACGGGCTGTCTCTCGCTGCCCGTCTATGCGGAGCTGCCGAATGCGGACATCACCTGCCTCGACTACTCGCCCGCGATGCTCGCGGCGGCGCGGGCGCGTGCGGATGCCATTGGCGTACACAATGTCGCGTTCGTGGAGGGCGATGTCGGAAATTTGACGTTCGAGGATAATTTTTTCGATGCGGCAGTTTCCATCAACGGCTTTCACGCGTTCCCCGACAAGGAGGCGGCGTGGAGCGAACTGCACCGCGTGCTGCGCCCCGGCGGACGGCTCACGGGTTCGGTCTTCGTGCTCGGCGGGAATCCGCGCACGGAGTTCGTGGTGAAGCATCTCTATACGCGCATGGGCTTCTTCACCCCGCCGTACGATACGAAGGAACAGCTTGAGGCACGGCTCAAGGCTCTCTATCGCGAGGTCACGGTCGAGTGCGTGGAGTCGCTTGCGTGCTTCTCGTGTGTAAAGTAG
- a CDS encoding DUF3887 domain-containing protein produces the protein MMFRKLSRALAAALIVGGAYAASPVYAAETAAPAAEQSAEEQAPFDVQVVEQHVMATITRFEKDDITGLQAEATADLRPHLTAEQVTGAKAEFAPKWGPRGAVGKPLMTAGKEGDKWYVICELAVGYKATAVVYRLTYDENMKLAGFFVR, from the coding sequence ATGATGTTTCGTAAACTCTCGCGTGCGCTTGCCGCAGCTCTGATCGTCGGCGGCGCGTATGCCGCATCTCCCGTGTATGCCGCAGAGACGGCGGCACCTGCTGCAGAACAGTCGGCGGAGGAGCAGGCACCGTTTGATGTGCAGGTCGTCGAGCAGCACGTGATGGCGACGATCACACGATTTGAGAAGGACGACATCACCGGGCTTCAGGCGGAGGCAACCGCAGATCTGCGTCCGCATCTGACGGCGGAGCAGGTCACGGGGGCAAAGGCGGAGTTCGCACCGAAGTGGGGACCGCGCGGCGCTGTCGGAAAGCCGCTCATGACGGCGGGCAAGGAGGGCGACAAGTGGTACGTCATCTGCGAGCTCGCCGTGGGCTACAAGGCGACCGCCGTCGTCTACCGCCTTACCTACGATGAAAATATGAAACTGGCGGGCTTCTTCGTCCGCTGA
- a CDS encoding HAD-IIIC family phosphatase: MDLQKIFTYPYDSDLLMRRQKGIRRDLLAREQVGYTDKRIAILGGSTTDDIKNILELFLLEAGIRPQFYQSEYNKYYEDAVFGNSELEEFQPEIIIVFTSVVNLLEKPVLGDDGDAVSAKYDTEMKRFMQIWEKLSARYPSAVILQNNMELSYETGIGSLDAVATHGMTRFIERLNQSFADYAATHDNFYLHDLHGLASRIGLSKWHDRFQYYAYKLAMSYDVIPEVSLGLAKIIKGVLGKNKKCLVLDLDNTLWGGIIGDDGMENIAIGHETPTAEAYTAFQQYVLELKKRGVILAVCSKNEEDVAKSGFDHPDSVLQVDDFVSFHANWEPKNRNMRAIAEEINIGTDSLVFIDDNPAERQLVRDTMPEVAVPEVDSVDVFSYIRAIEGAGYFDPVTISEDDCKRNATYMENKRRQELAGTMESYDDFLRSLRMEAEIAAFRPLYFDRIAQLTNKSNQFNLTTRRYTRADIERMANEPRYITLYGRLTDKFGDNGVISVVVGEKRECSLHICLWLMSCRVLKRGMEQMMLDELAARAAADGCKELIGYYYKTAKNKMVADLYGTFGFEKIAQDGDDTVWRLNLAEYQKRGRFISLRKH; encoded by the coding sequence ATGGACTTACAGAAAATCTTTACCTATCCGTATGACAGCGATTTGCTGATGCGCAGACAGAAGGGCATCCGCCGGGATCTTTTGGCACGGGAGCAGGTTGGGTATACCGATAAGCGCATTGCGATCCTCGGGGGATCGACAACCGATGACATCAAAAATATCTTGGAGCTTTTTCTCTTGGAGGCGGGGATTCGCCCGCAGTTCTATCAATCCGAATACAATAAGTACTATGAGGATGCTGTCTTCGGAAATTCGGAATTGGAAGAGTTTCAACCGGAAATTATTATCGTCTTTACCAGTGTAGTCAATCTTTTGGAGAAACCCGTACTTGGTGATGACGGCGATGCCGTTTCGGCGAAGTATGATACAGAGATGAAACGCTTTATGCAGATCTGGGAGAAGCTGTCTGCGCGCTATCCCTCTGCGGTCATCCTGCAGAACAATATGGAGCTTTCGTACGAGACCGGGATCGGTAGTCTGGATGCGGTCGCGACTCATGGGATGACCCGCTTTATTGAGCGTCTTAATCAGAGCTTTGCCGACTATGCCGCAACACATGACAACTTCTATCTGCATGATTTACATGGGCTTGCATCGCGTATCGGACTCTCCAAGTGGCACGATCGTTTTCAATATTATGCGTATAAACTTGCGATGAGTTACGATGTGATCCCCGAGGTTTCTCTTGGTCTGGCGAAGATCATCAAGGGGGTTCTGGGGAAAAATAAAAAATGTCTTGTCTTGGATCTTGATAACACACTCTGGGGCGGCATCATCGGCGATGATGGGATGGAAAATATTGCGATTGGGCACGAAACACCGACAGCCGAAGCGTATACGGCATTTCAGCAATATGTCTTGGAGCTGAAAAAGCGGGGCGTTATTTTGGCGGTTTGTTCCAAGAACGAAGAGGATGTCGCAAAGAGCGGCTTTGACCATCCGGACAGTGTGCTTCAGGTGGATGATTTCGTTTCTTTCCATGCAAATTGGGAACCTAAAAACCGCAATATGAGAGCGATTGCGGAAGAAATCAACATCGGAACGGACAGTCTCGTTTTCATTGATGATAACCCTGCGGAACGGCAGCTTGTGCGTGATACAATGCCCGAGGTGGCAGTACCGGAAGTCGATTCCGTGGATGTATTTTCCTATATCCGGGCGATTGAGGGAGCGGGCTATTTTGATCCGGTGACGATCTCTGAGGATGACTGCAAACGTAATGCTACCTATATGGAGAATAAGCGCCGCCAAGAGCTGGCAGGGACGATGGAGAGCTATGATGATTTTTTACGGTCTCTCCGGATGGAGGCGGAGATTGCGGCGTTCCGTCCTTTGTACTTTGACCGGATCGCCCAGCTCACGAACAAGTCCAATCAGTTTAACCTGACCACGCGTCGCTATACACGGGCGGATATTGAGCGGATGGCGAATGAGCCGCGCTATATCACGCTGTATGGGAGACTGACGGACAAATTTGGAGACAATGGGGTGATCTCGGTTGTCGTCGGGGAAAAACGAGAGTGCAGTCTGCATATCTGTCTGTGGCTGATGAGCTGCCGTGTTTTGAAGCGCGGGATGGAACAGATGATGCTCGATGAGCTTGCTGCACGTGCTGCGGCTGACGGCTGTAAGGAACTGATCGGCTACTACTATAAAACTGCGAAAAATAAGATGGTGGCAGATCTCTACGGAACGTTTGGCTTCGAGAAGATCGCACAGGATGGGGACGATACCGTCTGGCGACTGAATCTCGCAGAATATCAGAAGCGGGGGCGGTTCATTTCCTTAAGGAAGCACTGA
- a CDS encoding MaoC family dehydratase, with the protein MNHFTYEDLFVGQRTAFTREVTAEMMEQFRVVSGDNNPLHVSSEFARAHGFSDRVVYGMLTAALYSCLAGMHIPGERCLLQSVYSDFLRPVYVGDTLRVEGSIAEKNDSVRQIVVKAVIRNQDGKKVSKARIEAGVL; encoded by the coding sequence GTGAATCATTTTACCTATGAGGATCTTTTTGTAGGACAGCGTACGGCGTTTACCCGTGAAGTCACGGCGGAGATGATGGAACAGTTCCGTGTGGTTTCCGGTGACAATAACCCGCTTCATGTGAGTTCAGAATTTGCTCGGGCACATGGCTTTTCGGATCGCGTCGTCTATGGGATGCTGACAGCCGCGCTCTACAGCTGTCTTGCAGGGATGCATATTCCGGGAGAGCGCTGTCTGCTGCAAAGCGTTTACAGTGACTTTCTGCGTCCTGTATACGTTGGCGACACCCTGCGGGTGGAGGGGTCGATTGCAGAGAAAAATGACAGTGTGCGACAGATTGTTGTCAAGGCTGTTATTCGCAATCAGGACGGGAAGAAAGTGTCCAAGGCAAGAATCGAAGCGGGGGTGCTCTGA